A stretch of the Pseudomonas sp. ACM7 genome encodes the following:
- a CDS encoding APC family permease has translation MEIEEFGYKQELKRSLSLTDLVVYGMIFMIPIAPFGVYGYVNAEAPGLVPLAYIIGMVAMLFTALSYGSMARAFPIAGSVYSYAQRGLNQHVGFIAGWLMLLDYLLIPPLLYVYAAMALNHLYPDIPKVGFILAFLVSATFVNLRGITFTARMNIIFLLAQLVVLGIFLFYAWNALHSGGGNGQLTLAPLYNPETFNFALLMQAVSIAVLSFLGFDAISTLAEEIKGDPGRSVGKAALITLVVMGVIFVVQTWIATDLAAGMGFKSADTAFYEIAELAAGSWLAILTAVATALAWGVAVAITSQAAVSRLLFGMARDGKLPKVLAKVHPKHNTPYVSIYLVAVLSLVICYLFINSVDTLTSLVNFGALSGFMLLHLTVINYYWRRQKSGQVIRHLICPAIGFIIVAAIMYNMGVDAQKLGLIWIALGLVYLFVLNKVGTRTVLPDPSNG, from the coding sequence ATGGAAATAGAAGAATTCGGCTACAAGCAAGAGTTGAAACGCAGCCTGTCGCTGACCGACCTGGTGGTGTACGGGATGATCTTCATGATCCCCATCGCACCGTTTGGTGTTTATGGCTACGTCAACGCCGAGGCACCGGGGCTGGTACCGCTGGCCTACATCATCGGCATGGTGGCGATGCTCTTCACTGCCCTGAGTTACGGCAGCATGGCTCGGGCCTTTCCGATTGCCGGTTCGGTTTACTCCTACGCGCAACGGGGCCTGAACCAGCACGTAGGGTTTATCGCCGGTTGGCTGATGCTCCTCGATTACCTGCTGATTCCGCCGCTGCTGTATGTGTACGCGGCCATGGCCCTGAATCATTTGTACCCGGACATTCCGAAGGTCGGTTTCATCCTGGCCTTCCTGGTCAGCGCGACGTTCGTCAACTTGCGGGGCATCACCTTCACCGCGCGAATGAACATCATCTTTCTGCTGGCGCAACTGGTGGTGCTGGGGATCTTCCTGTTCTACGCCTGGAACGCGCTGCACAGTGGCGGCGGTAACGGTCAGTTGACACTGGCGCCGTTGTACAACCCCGAGACGTTCAACTTCGCCCTGCTGATGCAAGCGGTGTCGATTGCGGTGCTGTCGTTCCTCGGTTTCGATGCGATTTCCACCCTCGCCGAAGAGATCAAGGGTGACCCGGGCCGCAGCGTCGGCAAGGCCGCGCTGATCACGCTGGTGGTCATGGGTGTGATCTTCGTCGTGCAGACCTGGATTGCGACAGATCTGGCGGCCGGCATGGGTTTCAAATCGGCTGACACGGCTTTTTATGAAATCGCTGAACTCGCGGCCGGCAGCTGGCTGGCCATCCTGACCGCCGTGGCTACTGCGCTGGCCTGGGGTGTTGCGGTGGCAATCACCTCCCAAGCGGCAGTGTCTCGTCTGCTGTTCGGCATGGCCCGGGACGGCAAGCTGCCAAAGGTACTGGCCAAGGTTCACCCCAAACACAACACGCCGTATGTGAGCATCTACCTGGTGGCCGTGCTGTCGCTGGTGATCTGCTACCTGTTCATCAACTCGGTGGACACCCTCACCTCGCTGGTGAATTTCGGCGCACTGAGCGGTTTCATGTTGCTGCACCTGACGGTCATCAACTACTACTGGCGTCGGCAGAAATCCGGCCAGGTGATCCGTCACCTGATCTGCCCGGCGATCGGCTTCATCATCGTCGCGGCGATCATGTACAACATGGGCGTCGATGCACAGAAACTCGGTCTGATCTGGATTGCCCTGGGCCTGGTCTACCTGTTTGTACTCAACAAGGTGGGCACCCGCACGGTACTGCCCGACCCAAGCAACGGCTGA
- a CDS encoding N-formylglutamate amidohydrolase, with amino-acid sequence MRACTESAELGLYTEPAYTLSREDSGHPLILVCEHASRFIPAGLNDLGLSHEAAREHIAWDIGALALAEGLSQALGATLLAANYSRLLVDLNRPRQAPDSIPAQSEIYQVPGNRDLDEATREYRRQTLFEPFHSRLTDLIDERVAEGRPVRVVGIHSFTPVYHGQPRALEVGVLYREAKEYAQRLIDGLSQHPLKVAGNEPYKINPLGDMTVPVHGDARGLESVLIEVRNDLLRTPEDVSRFTEYLAPLL; translated from the coding sequence ATGCGCGCCTGTACTGAATCCGCTGAGCTCGGTCTATACACCGAGCCCGCGTACACCTTGAGCCGGGAAGATTCTGGCCACCCGTTGATTCTGGTGTGCGAGCACGCCAGCCGTTTTATTCCGGCCGGGTTAAATGACCTGGGCCTGAGTCACGAGGCGGCCCGCGAGCACATCGCCTGGGACATCGGTGCCCTGGCGTTGGCCGAGGGCTTGTCCCAGGCACTGGGCGCAACCTTGTTGGCGGCCAATTATTCGCGACTGTTGGTCGACCTCAACCGACCGCGCCAAGCGCCGGACAGCATTCCGGCGCAGAGCGAGATTTATCAGGTACCAGGAAATCGGGATCTGGACGAAGCCACCCGCGAGTACCGTCGGCAAACCCTGTTCGAGCCGTTTCACTCGCGTCTGACAGACTTGATCGACGAACGTGTCGCTGAAGGGCGGCCGGTGCGGGTGGTGGGAATTCACAGTTTCACGCCGGTCTATCACGGCCAGCCCCGCGCGCTTGAAGTTGGCGTGTTGTATAGAGAGGCCAAGGAATATGCCCAGCGTTTGATCGATGGCTTGAGCCAGCACCCATTGAAAGTTGCCGGTAATGAGCCGTACAAAATCAACCCCCTGGGCGACATGACCGTGCCGGTCCACGGCGATGCACGCGGCCTGGAGTCGGTGTTGATCGAGGTGCGCAACGACCTGCTGCGCACGCCTGAAGACGTCAGTCGCTTTACCGAATACCTGGCACCGCTGCTGTAA